From Lucilia cuprina isolate Lc7/37 chromosome 4, ASM2204524v1, whole genome shotgun sequence:
TCTGGCCTATCGTTATCAGATTCTGAATCGGAATCAGAATAGAAACTACCAGCTAAAAAATGTAAGCGGTTAAAAACGCAAGACTTTTAGTAACATTTCAAGCAATTACCGTTCTCTTTATTTTCATCCCAGGCAACCTCTTTGGGTGGTTGAAGGCTGTAACCATCTTCGTCAACTTCATTGCCACTAAACTGCTGACCAGCTGTTGAAGCTGTATTATTGATTTTGTTGGTATGATTTGAATCGGCGGTTCCACTGACACTGTTATCAGCTAAACCCGACGTTGAAGACACATCAGGTATATTTGAGATACCCGAAGTCGATGCTCCTCCTGTTTCTGTACCAGTTCCTACTAGTTTTGAAGTTATGGCTAATAATCCAGAATTTGTTGTACTtgagttttgttgttttgttttaccctGGTCATCATATTCCATAGAACTATTACCTGCTCTGTCcacactaaaaattaaaaattaagagatatttaaacatttataatgtttataacAAATCTTATAACTCACCTTTGAGTGCGTTCTTCCTTAATGTTATCCGCCATTTCGCCATCTttctttttctttgattttttagttttcgTTTTGTCACGTCGACTTCGCAATATGCCCGACACTAAGAAATAATTAGAATagtattgttgtatttgataATATCCATTGATCTAATATCAAATTGAATTATACTTAATGTTAACTTAGTTATTATCATAATAAATGCATTATTAAACAGAAGAATTTATATACATAGTTGAAACTCAAACACCAACTCAAAATACAGAATCCTTTAAATACATTCTAATcggaattaaaaaataataaaaaagaagttttctacgatttaaggaaaaaagaataagaaatgcataatacatttatacatttgtTTCAAATTAAAGCACCAAAAAGAACTTCCTTTTTTAACCGTTTCATTTCAATACATTAATTAACAGAGTTTCAATCAACACAAAATCATACCCTGTGAATTtgaagagaaaatatttaatagggATGTAGTGCGTCTCTGACTTGTTCCCAATGTCGTGGCAGGTGTTGATGAATAAgaattgttgtttgttgtattttgtggTGAGAAAAGTTGATGATGATttgtagtagtagttgtagttCCTGAACGATCTGAGAACTTTTTAGTGCTTAACACGGGAGCTGATATATTTGGTGATGTGGCTGTAATGTTGTCTCTAGAGTTTGTTGATAAAACATCACGATCTATTTGTGAGTTCAGTGCTATTCACAGGTGAAAGGAAGTTGTTTAAACGAATTATTATTGATTAAATTATTAGTTACGAGAAAAAAATAGTGTGATTATTTTCATGAGCTCTTTTTTTTCGATTCTTTCGATTGTGTGAATAACgagttcttttttaatttatcattaaTCATTGTGccattaaatattacaaatcaAACTAATGCATAAAAATGACTGAAAATACAATtgtacaaaatatgtatgtatgtggaatGTATGCGATATTTAAATACACAATCAaaagtaataatgaaaaaatcaacagataattttttaacataaagttGGTGTTTTGAGTGTAAGTATTTACTtcgaagatacaaattaaaataataaataataataaaaataactacatGTAATCaattaatcaatcaatcaatcaatctgcCAGATTTTCATTTACATCCATCCATCGTTATCATCCacataatttcaaaacaaaaattaaattacatatacTTTTACACTTAAATATTAACTCGGATGCATTTAAAAGGACTTGGAATGATAATTAATGAAAGCTAGCAGATTTTTCGTCAATCTGTGGTCATTGGTAAATCTACAAAACTTTATCGTTAATAttggtttcatttaaaatatacaatttaaatttgaattttttcatagaattaaatattttatagtattgTATGTAGTAGTAGGAGTAGTTGTAGAAAGAAAaggaaatatataaacaatactTCTTAAAAAGTGTCTTTTAAAAGTCCTTAAGACGTTAGAAGGAGGgagagatagatagaagatataGAGTAATAGTGTTTAAGcagttgtcaaaaatgaaccTTGATTGTTATCCTGTAGTGATTGAAGCTCAGAGTTAAGGGAATTTTTGTTGATGGTTGTGGTAGTTGTGCCAGAGGTGGTGGTGGTACTAGTAGTGTTATTTGTAGCATTTATATTGACTGATAGTGAACTTGTGATACAATTACTATCCATACCGAAATTTCCACTACCGCTAGTGGCAGACGTAGATATTCCGGTATTTTGTTGCTGTGGCTGTTGTTTGCTGGGATTGTTTGACGAGAACCAACTGCGAAAATTACTTTTGACGGTGCTGGTCGTTGCAGTTACTGTTGCGGCTGCATTTGGTGTAGAGGTTACTTCTGGCGAAGTCGGCCTCGATGTGGTAGTTTTTGTGCTGTTAACATCCAATACAGAGTCATCAGCATTCATAATACTACCGCTGCCACTTGCAACACTACCTACTGATACAGCTTCGGTACCGCGTAAATCCATCGAAACGTTCCCACCACGATTGATGCTAGTGGCTGAATTTGAATTTGAAGCAACAGAGGGTTGATTCAAACGAATATTTGAAGTGGCTGATATTTGTTGATTTATAGATAATGGAATGAATTCAAGTTCTGGCATTTCTGAAACAGTTTCAtgatataaacaataaacattcaattaatattaaaactaatgcaattgtatttcaatattaattaccGGGTTTCTCCAAGCcagtgtatttatttaatacaaattgttCCAGCAATTTGTCAACAGTCATATCTAAAAATTGTCGCTTAAAATCGGAATGTAccttaaagaatatttataaatgatgGATGGATGGCATTAtgttatattaagtttttatattaccTGTCCAACCATATCATGGTTATTTTGCAACAATTCCAAATAAGTAGAAAGAAATTCTTTCATTTGACGCAAATGCATTTCTTCAATTTCTTGAAATcgctttaagaaaaataaaacgaatttgACGAAtgatgaattttattaaaagagaacACTAATTTGCACGTACCTTACAAGTCTGCGTCATACGACGTTCAAATTCGTTCTTAATGGGGTTGTGTTTATCTAATAATACTTTATAGTCGTCTTGTAGTTTGCGTAGTTTCGTTTCCAATTTATCAATATCTTTTTGTGATGAATTATCTTTTCGTAGTTTTTCTAATTCTTGTGCCTTACTACTGTACATATCTCTAGCCTTTTGTACATCCGCAGTAGATGTTTGTATTGCTTTAACACATTCCAACGTTTGTGCTTCGTCTTCTTTTACAGTCTTGTGCTTTTTATGCAATTCATCCGTGTATTTCGTTACATCCTTAACCAATTCTGTGAGTTTTTGCACCATTTGCATGTGGAGTGTAGACAATTTTTCTGCCGATGTCCTAAGAATGGTCCATACTGGTGAAAATGTACTATTTAATGTTCCCGTACTGGCCTTATGAGCCAGTTTTGacattaatttcgaattttgcTCCTCTATACTTGACTTTTCTCGAAAAAAGTCCGAAAGTTCTTTGCTGGCTTGTAGACCATATTTCATATTATGATATAAAACATCAAAACCATTGTTCTTCTCCCCCTAATGGTATTAAAGTATTTATtcgtaaatatttgtaaacaattcttaaatagaaaaatgtacaaACCCAAAAATAATCGTTAAAATCGACAGTCATtttgaaatacttttaatttgttaatcttCAATGTACGAACTTGTGTTGATATTGATTTGATATTcaatcaaaaattataattgactTTCTTTAGTAGCAGcttgattttcatttttaatccttaaataaatattaaaaagaaataacgtaaataaaactctaaaaagggaaattttaaattaattatattaccaactaaaatttgtaaattaataaaacttttgtaaaatatactttcattatattataataGCTTATTTAAGGATATTTTAATTATGGATTCataacatgtatgtatatgaatgtatgtatgtagatgctaaatggtttttgaaaatctattatttgcttattattttatttattagttctACTTCAAGTCCAAATTAGGCTATGTCGAATCTTATCCTTGTTTGTTAAGGttaataattttcgaaaatctcGAGATTTTTCGGCACAGGAACATCTTGAATACTGtaaattactaaaaacaatTCCTGGAACTTTCGGGTTTGAAATAAGAAGAATATAACAAGATTATTGAAGTAATTTAAGCCGTTCTATATAGAACATGCCGCCTAAAAGTGGTTTGTATTATATTAACTAAATGCCATAACGTTTaacttacattttaaaaatatcataataaaaaatgatacaaatgaaaaatgtttgcaagtagattttaatgtattttatattaacaaaagtaCAGACATAATAAATTGAATcattttgtgtatttaaaagatttaaacaaatatacatttatattaaaattaatgaaaactaagCAGAATCATCTGCTCTCATTTGTAGTTTGGCTTTAATTTCTTCGGCGCGTTCGACTTCCTGATCGAGACGTTTTTCTAAAGCTCTAGTCAATATGGTGCAACAGTCTTTGATGGCATGATAGACTATGTTCTTTATTTGCAACTTGTCTTCGTGATTGGTGTGAGAATGTGAGAGTCGTCGAAATTCGTGGGTTAAATGGAAACAATGTGTGATATTTTCAGGCGAGACGAAATCCTCTGCCACCTTAATACAGTTATGAAGGTTTTGTACTTGATGTGGAGCTCCGGCTGGAATAAAAACGGCATCTCCCAAACACTGGACAATGGGATATCCTTCCACGCCATATTCGTTGAAAAGTCTTGCTCGCAATTTATCATCTAAGTACCAATTTTGATCGTGTATGGGATCGTGATCTGGTTCTAGACGAAATCCTTTTTCTAGAGTGACCCTATTTAATAGATCACGTATCTTGTCAGCATCTCGGGCCGGAAAGATGTGCCATAATGCTCCTGGTAacacatttttcttttgaacTCTTGCTCTTGTTAAAAATTCACAGCCGCCCATTGCAATTGCTTTGCAAGATGCCGATATTTGCGATTTGTTGTCAGAGTCTTCCGGTATACCGACATAGACCATTATATTGACAGCATCAGAGATATCTAAATGTAAGTTTGTAGTTCCCTTATCGGGATGAAATGCCGATCCGTAAGCATTGTACATTTTCGGTCCCAAATCTGGAGGAACAAACATTTTCGGCAAGCAACTGGCTATATTAAGATTTCCGGTGCGTAATGTGTATTCCGGCATAGGAAGTCCTTTCATAAGATCTTTATATCTAGTGGGAAGTATTTCGGCAAAATCATCGCCAGGCGGCCAATCCTTTAGTTTTAATAACATTGGCTTTCCGTTAGCATCAAGAAGACGTTTCTTCATACATTGAAACCCTTCCCAAAAGTGACGCATTGGCTGGTTGGGTACGAGATTACCATTGAGACAATTAATAAGATCGTTAGGCTTCTCgccaaaatcttttaaaaaagcttcTGGGCGCCAAAGATCTAAATTTAGAGATTTAGCAACCTCTGATATCATAACCGGCTGTCCGCATTTCCAAACTTCTTGGAAGAGTATGCGATTATCAGGGTGATTTGCATTTGTTAAACGTAATAGTTTTCCATCGCACAACCATTCATGGGGAACACCTGGAGCTATCAAAGTAGAATTTGTCAATATCATTGCTCTCGGTGGCAAAAAGCGTCTGTAGCCTGCAAGTCCTTTTCGCAAAAAATTAATGTGCTTAAAATTATCGAATGCTGTAGTGATGGGGTCCTTGCCCAacgtttgtttgttaaatattcgCCCTGGTACATAATCAATGCCTTTAGCACGAGCAAATTCTAGAGCTTTGGAGTGAATTTGCTCCAAACGTGCTTGTTTTCTTAGAGTTTCTTGGGTGGCCAGAGAGGAGGCACTGGTCTGTTGCTTTAATTGAGATTCTTTGATCATGTCCTGTATTAAATTCTTCAAATCACCATTTggcattttttgtttgctcaacAAGCATCCGCAAAGTTGAGGAATTTCCCAAAGAGTCCTCACGTCATGTAAAAGTCTGCCCAAAATATTCAACGAATCACCAGCTATAATTTGGGTCAATATAAGCTCTTTTGCATGATGTGTCACACCTCCAGAACATAATAACCAATAAAAATCATCTCTACCTTTGGGAGGTTTTTCGCCGGCTTGCATTTTGCGAACTGTCCTGTTTTCTTTGCGATCTTTAAAGCAGTCCAAGCAAACACCAAATCCGCACTTTTCACAAGTCCAATGAAAGTTAAAAAGGGTAGTATCGCAAACGTCACAAATTTCTCGAATACCTTGAACAACTTTCTTCCAAGCGATCGTACTGTTTGTATTTTCGTGAAGTTTTAATGCTTCAGCTTCCTGACGCCAAAGGTAGCAAAACTGATCTCCGACATGCAGTAATATGTAACGGCAAACTTGTATATCCATGTTGCCAGCTGTTGGTTCAGTGTTCTCGTCTGGTCGCCATATGTTGATTTCCTCCTGCGTGGGATCAATATACGGATTGGGAAAACCAGCAACTAAGAGCTGGCCAGCCTCTGTGTATTGAAGACAACGAAATTCATAAAAACGACAATAAACATCATTGGATCCCTGTTGTGGAGTTCTTCTACGACACTCTCTGCACTTGTGTATTTTAATGGCGTTTATATTTGATGTCGTAGAATTGTTTGTATTAGTTTCTAAAGCAACGGCTGATGAGGTGTTACCTTGTAACTTAAAACATGGTAAATGTTGTAGAAACGGTTTACAACTTTTACGATATTCTTTATCTTTTTCTTCTTCCTCCGGCGTAAGTTTTTCCAAATTTTGAAGAATATCCTCATCATTTTGTGAGTTGTTACTTTGGTCATCAAGACTTCCCGAGTTATATATCGTACTGGTAGTTGCATTATTGTCACTTGattgttcagttatagttttacTTTGCGTTGGTTCAACGTTAGAAATAGTTGTCTCTATTTTTGAATTGTCATTATCCACGTTTATTTCAGATTGGTTATCTAGTATAGAAGCAGTACTGTTAGGAATATCAATGTTTATATGATCACTTATTATCAGTGCACTTGTTTCACTACGTTTtacaatattaatttctttaatattttcttccAAAA
This genomic window contains:
- the LOC111690287 gene encoding LOW QUALITY PROTEIN: F-BAR domain only protein 2 (The sequence of the model RefSeq protein was modified relative to this genomic sequence to represent the inferred CDS: substituted 2 bases at 2 genomic stop codons) encodes the protein MTVDFNDYFWGEKNNGFDVLYHNMKYGLQASKELSDFFREKSSIEEQNSKLMSKLAHKASTGTLNSTFSPVWTILRTSAEKLSTLHMQMVQKLTELVKDVTKYTDELHKKHKTVKEDEAQTLECVKAIQTSTADVQKARDMYSSKAQELEKLRKDNSSQKDIDKLETKLRKLQDDYKVLLDKHNPIKNEFERRMTQTCKRFQEIEEMHLRQMKEFLSTYLELLQNNHDMVGQVHSDFKRQFLDMTVDKLLEQFVLNKYTGLEKPEMPELEFIPLSINQQISATSNIRLNQPSVASNSNSATSINRGGNVSMDLRGTEAVSVGSVASGSGSIMNADDSVLDVNSTKTTTSRPTSPEVTSTPNAAATVTATTSTVKSNFRSWFSSNNPSKQQPQQQNTGISTSATSGSGNFGMDSNCITSSLSVNINATNNTTSTTTTSGTTTTTINKNSLNSELQSLQDNNQALNSQIDRDVLSTNSRDNITATSPNISAPVLSTKKFSDRSGTTTTTTNHHQLFSPQNTTNNNSYSSTPATTLGTSQRRTTSLLNIFSSNSQVSGILRSRRDKTKTKKSKKKKDGEMADNIKEERTQSVDRAGNSSMEYDDQGKTKQQNSSTTNSGLLAITSKLVGTGTETGGASTSGISNIPDVSSTSGLADNSVSGTADSNHTNKINNTASTAGQQFSGNEVDEDGYSLQPPKEVAWDENKENAGSFYSDSDSESDNDRPEKRIHVKIKPLNNGQAPMSASVDELRATVENISLSPTGVFSQHSQQLQQQSRLTSRQQSPEISNASTPTAAVHPYAPLQSPTLSMSNNSKXDXNTISLIYYIYYFIYTMNFYRYADLGDIFSELGDVSSSAPASANLTKTQGRQIPTPTSGTGSSIAIPRPPSRRSEMLVGARGRISPAPINTINRADSIGSLEFRTAIGGISSSRGPSPLTIGISDTIPLAVAFHEIIHAYFRGSDESRCQVKISGDMMLSFPAGIAGLLANNPNPAKLGFRIKNVQNLEHFIPNSKLVQTDKNQSSSFSTMLEFNMPALTALLRRQAEQNPTASYFNVDILKYQVRTKPGASSCPFQLVSYWKCEPTFTALKVDYKYNNHAMSAACPLLNVTLLVPVNGSVRNVQSKPHSAWLGESNRLVWNFTDISQNSQDGGVGTLRARLELSDGPSTPALLTTQFNCEGTTLSGIEFELHGHGYRVSLVKKRFVSGKYVCEGDGVRSAATPTPPSVGSSSPFSGKSN
- the LOC111690288 gene encoding lysine-specific demethylase 3A isoform X2 produces the protein MSSENHELAAALIAEMPEMKEEIQAELGSSSQEEHEISCKKPNIDELKTFRMQRKREHEEGDMEDNVAPMSNLTKQPRLETHTTERKSIIEIHISNTDTKKKIDDLKIETLCQLKDNTQEKLTEVLEENIKEINIVKRSETSALIISDHINIDIPNSTASILDNQSEINVDNDNSKIETTISNVEPTQSKTITEQSSDNNATTSTIYNSGSLDDQSNNSQNDEDILQNLEKLTPEEEEKDKEYRKSCKPFLQHLPCFKLQGNTSSAVALETNTNNSTTSNINAIKIHKCRECRRRTPQQGSNDVYCRFYEFRCLQYTEAGQLLVAGFPNPYIDPTQEEINIWRPDENTEPTAGNMDIQVCRYILLHVGDQFCYLWRQEAEALKLHENTNSTIAWKKVVQGIREICDVCDTTLFNFHWTCEKCGFGVCLDCFKDRKENRTVRKMQAGEKPPKGRDDFYWLLCSGGVTHHAKELILTQIIAGDSLNILGRLLHDVRTLWEIPQLCGCLLSKQKMPNGDLKNLIQDMIKESQLKQQTSASSLATQETLRKQARLEQIHSKALEFARAKGIDYVPGRIFNKQTLGKDPITTAFDNFKHINFLRKGLAGYRRFLPPRAMILTNSTLIAPGVPHEWLCDGKLLRLTNANHPDNRILFQEVWKCGQPVMISEVAKSLNLDLWRPEAFLKDFGEKPNDLINCLNGNLVPNQPMRHFWEGFQCMKKRLLDANGKPMLLKLKDWPPGDDFAEILPTRYKDLMKGLPMPEYTLRTGNLNIASCLPKMFVPPDLGPKMYNAYGSAFHPDKGTTNLHLDISDAVNIMVYVGIPEDSDNKSQISASCKAIAMGGCEFLTRARVQKKNVLPGALWHIFPARDADKIRDLLNRVTLEKGFRLEPDHDPIHDQNWYLDDKLRARLFNEYGVEGYPIVQCLGDAVFIPAGAPHQVQNLHNCIKVAEDFVSPENITHCFHLTHEFRRLSHSHTNHEDKLQIKNIVYHAIKDCCTILTRALEKRLDQEVERAEEIKAKLQMRADDSA
- the LOC111690288 gene encoding lysine-specific demethylase 3A isoform X1 — translated: MSNSKNLYIHTSNMSSENHELAAALIAEMPEMKEEIQAELGSSSQEEHEISCKKPNIDELKTFRMQRKREHEEGDMEDNVAPMSNLTKQPRLETHTTERKSIIEIHISNTDTKKKIDDLKIETLCQLKDNTQEKLTEVLEENIKEINIVKRSETSALIISDHINIDIPNSTASILDNQSEINVDNDNSKIETTISNVEPTQSKTITEQSSDNNATTSTIYNSGSLDDQSNNSQNDEDILQNLEKLTPEEEEKDKEYRKSCKPFLQHLPCFKLQGNTSSAVALETNTNNSTTSNINAIKIHKCRECRRRTPQQGSNDVYCRFYEFRCLQYTEAGQLLVAGFPNPYIDPTQEEINIWRPDENTEPTAGNMDIQVCRYILLHVGDQFCYLWRQEAEALKLHENTNSTIAWKKVVQGIREICDVCDTTLFNFHWTCEKCGFGVCLDCFKDRKENRTVRKMQAGEKPPKGRDDFYWLLCSGGVTHHAKELILTQIIAGDSLNILGRLLHDVRTLWEIPQLCGCLLSKQKMPNGDLKNLIQDMIKESQLKQQTSASSLATQETLRKQARLEQIHSKALEFARAKGIDYVPGRIFNKQTLGKDPITTAFDNFKHINFLRKGLAGYRRFLPPRAMILTNSTLIAPGVPHEWLCDGKLLRLTNANHPDNRILFQEVWKCGQPVMISEVAKSLNLDLWRPEAFLKDFGEKPNDLINCLNGNLVPNQPMRHFWEGFQCMKKRLLDANGKPMLLKLKDWPPGDDFAEILPTRYKDLMKGLPMPEYTLRTGNLNIASCLPKMFVPPDLGPKMYNAYGSAFHPDKGTTNLHLDISDAVNIMVYVGIPEDSDNKSQISASCKAIAMGGCEFLTRARVQKKNVLPGALWHIFPARDADKIRDLLNRVTLEKGFRLEPDHDPIHDQNWYLDDKLRARLFNEYGVEGYPIVQCLGDAVFIPAGAPHQVQNLHNCIKVAEDFVSPENITHCFHLTHEFRRLSHSHTNHEDKLQIKNIVYHAIKDCCTILTRALEKRLDQEVERAEEIKAKLQMRADDSA